From Mya arenaria isolate MELC-2E11 chromosome 12, ASM2691426v1, the proteins below share one genomic window:
- the LOC128212368 gene encoding palladin-like isoform X2, with protein sequence MMKVRIRVNQFVWLLWIILAYNSAVKGEVTILMNENDVPAVLPYDLRLLEGSHLKVECTSSADTSDITWEIRPDAGDAQTVHNRSLEIPIVLPHDAGTYTCHATANPNSTSVESLGFTLEVLYLHSPLISGMTAVFEEEAVRLECRVDAFPKPAYQWRTENGILLQS encoded by the exons ATGATGAAGGTGAGAATACGAGTAAATCAATTTGTATGGCTTCTATGGATTATCTTGGCATACAATTCTGCCGTTAaag GGGAGGTTACAATCCTTATGAACGAGAATGATGTGCCTGCAGTCCTTCCGTATGATCTGCGGTTGCTGGAGGGTAGCCATCTCAAAGTGGAGTGTACCTCGAGTGCGGACACGAGCGACATCACCTGGGAGATCAGGCCGGATGCCGGAGACGCACAGACCGTCCACAACCGTTCCCTGGAAATACCGATAGTGCTTCCGCACGATGCCGGCACGTATACGTGTCATGCTACCGCCAACCCGAACTCCACCAGTGTAGAAAGCCTGGGGTTCACACTGGAGGTGCTGTATCTACATAGCCCCTTAATTTCCGGTATGACGGCCGTGTTTGAGGAGGAAGCGGTCCGCCTCGAATGTCGCGTTGACGCATTCCCCAAACCCGCATACCAGTGGAG GACTGAAAACGGCATTCTACTCCAATCTTGA